Part of the Xenopus tropicalis strain Nigerian chromosome 3, UCB_Xtro_10.0, whole genome shotgun sequence genome, AAAGCTTACCCAATGACATGAAGCATGGAAGTGGTTCCACagctgtagtaataataataataataataatattatagtaTCAtatcagaaatttatataaaatatgattGCCCATCACTAGCTAGCTTAAAGTTgtcagagggtgctgggagttgtaccttAGTAACAAATAAATGAGCCTGACAACAATCTGTAACTCTTCTGTCACATTTTATACCTGTATCCAATATCATCCCAGCCACGGTCCTGTTGGTGGAATCTCTGCATGCTCCTCATGTTTGCGGCACACTGACTGAAGGACGTACAAGGCTGAGATGGTTCATAGGTGTGATGAATGAAGACACGAGAGAGTGGGAGACCCAGGAAGATGGGTTTGCCTTTGTATCGCTTGGCTCCCCACATACAGCGAGGGATGACTGCAGGACAAtctgtaaaacaaacaaaaagctcTACATGTTATTCTTTGGGAACTAATTTTGTAACCTATCCTCTCCCACTATTCTGACACCTTTTGTGGCAGAATAGTGAGAGGTATTGCAGTTGATTCCTTGTACTTATTGCTATTGTTTCCCTCCTTTGTTTTATTAATTCATCAAAAATAACAATATTGTTTCACAATACCAAATGTGGGCACCATACAGTTTGGGTAAACCAAATagatcctttttttttaattttaaaatgtgccCTTCAAtagaaaatattaataatatgggATGCATAACTGGCTAAATCAATTTTGTGGGTCACAACCCTATTTCCATGAATTAATAGAGACAAAAGTTCTGGAATAGCTTGTatataactatatactgtatatacaggtatatatatatatatatatgtatgtatgtatgcataactttatttataaagcgccacaagggtacgctgcgctgtacaatcttacaatatacaaaattatacacagggaggacaagtgttataataaattaatacaataaatatatataaatgcacagggaataagtgacatttagtatgagacacagtaggaaggaggtccctgccccgtagagcttacaatctaagtgcttggataacatacaggcacaaaatggaagataagagtgcaccaggtatgggcatttgcttttaagtgcaggactgggcaaaataatgttttagttgtttagatgtataatataatatatatctatatatatatagagagagagagagagagagagagagagagagaggtttcTTACTAGACtctaataaaacaatacaaaaacaaaGCATTAGGAAATTTAGAATTTTTTACCAAGAAAATATTGCTCAAACTCTCTGGCTGCAGCACCGGCGGCAATCTTTATTTGCTCTTCAGTGATATTGCGTAGGCTACGTCCCGCTTCCATATTTCTGTAGCAATAAATAGCTTTCTGTATAAGCCTCTCCAAACTGTGCCCAGCTAATATTGCCTGGAAGTCTTGCCTCCTGTAAAGACTTCTGCTTGTGTTCCCCCAGTAATATCCTTGAAGAAGAGAACTTAGATTCCCTCCCTTGGGAACTTGTCTAATCATCTCCCCAAGAAGTGTTCCGTCGAGGGCTCCGTTGAGAAAAGCCAATGTCAAACCAGGATGGCAAGGGGCATTTTGTAATTGGAAGGTTCTTGGGTCAGAGACAGAGTCCCAGCATCCATCAACGGCTGCTAGATGTTTATGAAGGGCCACATCAGGATCCAGAAAAGCCAAGCCCAATGAAATAGTAAGGGAGCTGGAATGAATTGAATCTTTCTTATCATTAGAATGTAACCACTGAGCAcatgaattatttgttttttttgcctcaGACATATACCCGGAAACCTCAGAATCTGCACGCTTGTTGTTAGAAGAAGGACTTTTATCATTAGACTCCACCTGCTCACAGTCTGTTCCTGCTTTCCATCCCCAGGCGAAGGCTTCTAGGAGAGGTCTTAGTGCCACCGTGCTACCATCTGGGGCCAACACAACCCCCTGTTCATAGAATTTGCTGAAATTTTCTTCCAGCTCTACAACCTTGTATGTTAGCAGTGAGCGAGTAATGTTGGTTTTATCCTCAGAAAGGGACGTGCAGTGGACTGGAGCAGTTCCTGCCAAAAGCATGAGCTTGGAAAGGCTCAgagctgaggattctgggaagcTGGACTCCAGGTCCTTCACAAGGCTAAGAAATGTGTCCATCTCCATCCTGACTGGAGCTGGGAAAAATGTAAGAAAGATTATAAATGAAAGTTATTGCTCTTTAACCCTACAACATCCTACTAAAAGCCATATGCTGGAGGGTCACAGGTTATCTAATAAAATGTTATGGTCTTTTCTACTTACCATAATTGGTTACTGTGTTACAAAGTCTATGTGTTATCATTCAAACCTAAGAACATGTAACAGTTATTATAGGGTTATTATATTGTCCTGGGGGTGTAAGGGGCTTCCATGCCTTGTACCAGTCTCTCTCTCTTTACTACTTACATTTATGAGCAACTGCCATGGCACAAAGGGTGCAGAGCAATATGAGAAGCACTTTAGCCATTTCCTGGTTGGTTACCCTGCaacaaaagaaacactgcaaataaaaaataaatattaattgtaCTATGTTTTATAAAAGTTCCCAGACTGTCTAGACCCCTAGGGCCTTCTTTCATTTTCATTATATCAGCCTCTGCCAGGGGAGACCCACTTCACGAAACATCTGATCAACGTACCTGTCCGTCTTCCCTTCCTGGTTCCACGGAGCCTGCTACTGGTTTAACTTGCTGGTCTCTGAGTTACATCATGGACATCGTTCTTACTATTTGCTTTGTCTCAACTTGTTCAGCATTTTGGGACTGAACCAACACAAACACGAACAAAAAAACACGAGCCAATCCAAACAGAACTGGAGAGAAAGGCAATGTTTTCAAAGTCCAAAGGACATTTTTGCTGAGAAAAGCTATTTTTATTCCTAAAAAAGGCAATTTACTCATTAGTGTCCAAATTAACAGAAATTATACTATTTGTAGAGCAAAGCATTCAAAAAATTCAAGAgtactatattatatttataaaaaataaaaattttcaactttTATGTTTACGTGACCAAAAGTCAATTGATTgtaaggatttggttcagccaggagcgtggatttggccaaatccgaatgcTGCTGAAAACGGCctaatcttggccaaatcccgaaccagatcctggattcagtgcatccctattattaaTCATAAAGTACCTACTGATATGAAAAGTGGCCTTCAACTATGTTCCCAAACGGTCACATTAAAGTAGAAATGGTAGCTGTAGTTATGGATCTCAGCTCTTTATAAGGTACATTGAGTAGTATAGTTCTGCTATTGTAGCATGTTGGACAGTGAAACAAAATAAGGAACATTTTTGGGAAATTTAGTATGGATAGGAGCCAGGCATTTGCACTGAAATGTGCCAGGGCTGGTGCAGTTGGGGGTGAACGGGAAGTGCATGGATTGGGCGCGTCTCCTATGGCTTAAAGGTTAAGTAAACctttacaatcttacaatatatacaattacacacagggaggacaaatgtcatagtaaataaaataaattagtataaatacagagagatcaagtgccatgtggtattagacacagtaggaaggaggtcctgccctgcagagcttatattattatttattataataaacaagttttagggagtcatgtaacagaaatatcatcactaagctccgattataactgatgacatcactaagaactgTTTATAAGGATTTACAGTTtgttcccatagggaaatgaccaaactgtatatatatatatacagtatatgtataatcTATGATATAATCGGACATATGCACATTGATAGTGTTGTGGATAAAATATATAGAATTGATAATTAATTCTGTTTtataatacagtgaaacctcaattgtACATCCCTGGATtttaagttttcaagttttttgcttTAAGGTTATTGCtttaggcagggtcggactggggggtgccccaCCAGccgtgtcccccacaccccctaaccccctgcaggggccccagcgAACCTCCCTTACagcctgcaggggcccccgctgagcctccctacacccccgcagggtcccccactcaaagtcctcccctgagcgctcataagtttaacatgtcaggggaggaactgtaGGCCGGGGGAGTGCACTAGGGCCATGCCCCCCCatggtgtaacattaatgccccccatggtgtaacattaatgccccccatggtgtaacattaatgccccccatgaTGTAACATTAATGGCCCCCatggtgtaacattaatgccccccatggtgtaacattaatgccccccatggtgtaacattaatgccccccatggtgtaacattaatgccccccatgaTGTAACATTAATGGCCCCCatggtgtaacattaatgccccccatggtgtaacattaatgccccccatggtgtaacattaatgccccccatgaTGTAACATTAATGGCCCCCatggtgtaacattaatgccccccatggtgtaacattaatgccccccatagtataacattaatgccccccatggtgtaacattaatgccccccatggtgtaacattaatgccccccatagtataacattaatgccccctatggtgtaacattaatgccccccatggTGAAACATTAATGTCCCCCATAGtataacattaatgccccccatggtgtaacattaatgccccccatggtgtaacattaatgccccccatagtataacattaatgccccctatggtgtaacattaatgccccccatggTGAAACATTAATGTCCCCCATAGtataacattaatgccccccatggtgtaacattaatgccccccatagtataacattaatgccccctatggtgtaacattaatgccccccatggtgtaacattaatgccccccatagtataacattaatgccccccatggtgtaacattaatgccccccatggtgtaacattaatgccccccatagtataacattaatgccccctatggtgtaacattaatgccccccatggTGAAACATTAATGTCCCCCATAGtataacattaatgccccctatggtgtaacattaatgccccccatggTGAAACATTAATGTCCCCCgtggtgtaacattaatgccccccatagtataacattaatgccccctatggtgtaacattaatgctgcactgcttaacCCTGTCATTAACAcggtaaatattgtatttcaaagtGAAATCAACTCCTTTGCTAATATGCATTGAGTACTTGAAGAATAActtgctttaacacatttccccgATTTTTCCCAGAtttcacagcatttttttttctggtcccgTGAAAAACATAATATTGGTTAGTGCAACTGCAAACGTGTAAATGTCAGCATTAGAGTGGCGCACTACTACCACTGTGTGGCCAGATTAGAAATAAAAGGCAAGGAATCCACTGTGGGAATAATAATCAATGGCAAGACTAATCCATGATATAACACTAATCAGATAAAAACATGGAGAGTTAGcgaaagagaaataaataaagttgtttatAAATAAGAATAGATGGGTGCTTGGTTCCCAGATGGGGCTGAATAATGGAAGTGTTCTTTTATTTATCTTGCCATGTGTTCTTTGAGGTATTTATACATGGAGTTGGCACTGAGTTTGCTCTGCTGTGTGtggtattatactgtacatacacatgGCAATGTATTTGTGCTACAGCATGTTCTCTGGTTATTATGGATGAAATTGGCACTAC contains:
- the pglyrp2 gene encoding N-acetylmuramoyl-L-alanine amidase precursor, which encodes MAKVLLILLCTLCAMAVAHKSPVRMEMDTFLSLVKDLESSFPESSALSLSKLMLLAGTAPVHCTSLSEDKTNITRSLLTYKVVELEENFSKFYEQGVVLAPDGSTVALRPLLEAFAWGWKAGTDCEQVESNDKSPSSNNKRADSEVSGYMSEAKKTNNSCAQWLHSNDKKDSIHSSSLTISLGLAFLDPDVALHKHLAAVDGCWDSVSDPRTFQLQNAPCHPGLTLAFLNGALDGTLLGEMIRQVPKGGNLSSLLQGYYWGNTSRSLYRRQDFQAILAGHSLERLIQKAIYCYRNMEAGRSLRNITEEQIKIAAGAAAREFEQYFLDCPAVIPRCMWGAKRYKGKPIFLGLPLSRVFIHHTYEPSQPCTSFSQCAANMRSMQRFHQQDRGWDDIGYSFVVGSNGYLYEGRGWNRAGAHTRGYNSVGYGVSFIGDYTSIVPKDSILALVKDRFLRCAVRLGYITPNYIIQGHRQVVSTSCPGDALYKEIQSWDHFKES